The Methanotorris formicicus Mc-S-70 nucleotide sequence AATCGCTTATAATCTTAAAGTGTTAGATGAAGTTAATTCAATTAAATAAATATTTAAATTTGTGATGGGAATTACGGTATATATAACTTATTTCATACAAACCAATACGAAAATTCCAGAATAACTATGCGGTTGGTGATTTCCGTATTTGGATAATAAAAAGATACAAATTAGTCAACATCTTTTCTAATTGGCGTATATTTGATGATATTTATGAATTTACAAAATCCTATGTTAAACTAAGTGATAATAGTAAATTATAAATACAACATTGCAGATTATTAGTATGTAATGGTAGTATTATCTTAAATATTAAATTAGTTTAAGAATTAAGGGGTTAATAAAGATGGAATTAAAAAACTTACAAAAAAGGAGTATTGTATTTTTAAAGCCATTAAGCAAATTATTTAATGTTAACATAGCCACATTTGATAAGAATGGTAATGTTATCCCTCCTTTTTATTTTGGTAATGAGGTTTGTAAAATCATTAAAACCAATGAAATAGGGTGTTCTTTATGTGACAATAGTCATAGAAGAGTTCTAACATCCACAAAAATTAAGTATTTAATCAATAAGGAATTGTCTAAGTGTGGAATATTACGCAAATTAGCAAAAAATAAATGTGTTATAGACTACTGTGATGCCGGATTATTGAAAGTTCTATATCCTATAAACGATAAAAGTGGCGATATTATTGGATACTCAGGAATATGTGGGTGTATGCTGGAGGGTTGTGAGGATTACTCACTAAATAAATTAAAATCAACGGCTGAATCCATGGGATTGGATGGAGATAAACTTTTAGAACTTGCAAAAAATGAATTGAAATCCTTAAATGAAAAAGAAATAAATGCCATATTGGAATTTGTAGGTAATCTCGTAGTTTCAGATGTAAATTTGGATAAATTCTTTAATACATTGAACAAAGATTTAACGGAAGAAGATTATGAATATGTATCTAAGTTTATAGCGGATATAGTTATTCCAATTGGTGAAATAACAAACACAAACTTAGCAATACTTGATGAAAATCTCGATATATTATTTATTACTGGTTATTATGGATTTGGAGATATAGTTGAGTTTCTTCAAAATAATGAAGACAAAATAACCTCTCTAAAAGAACCCTATTTATATAACAACATAATCACACTACCCAATATGCACTCCTTTCATTTTCTTGCCTGTGTAAAACATGGTAGTAAATTTTCAATCAACGATATCTTTGAGTTCTTTAGATATCTCTACAACATCTATGAAAAGTTGTAGATGAATACAAATATTAAAGTTGTAAAAACATGTAAAGTTTTGTTTAAAAAACTTAATACGCTCATCTTCACTTACAATTACATAATATAAATAATAATCGCAATATATAATTTTACAATAATGTAAGCATGATAAATTATTTTAATTGGTTTTAGTTATTAACTACTAAACCATTACTAAACTATTTTACGGTGAATAATGGTGCCCACCATAGATGAATTAATAAACTCAGATAATTTTAAGGATAGGATTAAGGCAATTACATTACTATTTAAAATAGAAGATAGAAATGAAATTAAAAAAAGAATTGGGTGTGTACTTAAACTTTTATACGATAAAAACTTACTTGTAAGAATAAATATGATAAAATCCCTTAAAAAACTTATTTTGAAATATCCTGATGAATTTGAGCCCCTGATTCCAAGGATTTATGCGCTATTATATACCAAAAATAAATCAGTAATATCTAATGTTGAGGCATTAATTGATGCCATCCCCCCACAACTAATACAAAAGATCGTAATTGATGCCACCAACAAACTTTATTCTGCGAATGGTTTTGACAGAAGCATTGGTCTTTTAGATCTTTCTGTCATTGCTGTAAC carries:
- a CDS encoding PocR ligand-binding domain-containing protein; its protein translation is MELKNLQKRSIVFLKPLSKLFNVNIATFDKNGNVIPPFYFGNEVCKIIKTNEIGCSLCDNSHRRVLTSTKIKYLINKELSKCGILRKLAKNKCVIDYCDAGLLKVLYPINDKSGDIIGYSGICGCMLEGCEDYSLNKLKSTAESMGLDGDKLLELAKNELKSLNEKEINAILEFVGNLVVSDVNLDKFFNTLNKDLTEEDYEYVSKFIADIVIPIGEITNTNLAILDENLDILFITGYYGFGDIVEFLQNNEDKITSLKEPYLYNNIITLPNMHSFHFLACVKHGSKFSINDIFEFFRYLYNIYEKL